Genomic segment of Candidatus Binatia bacterium:
CGAAGTGACCGGGCGACGCGTGCGGGTACTGGTAGCCCTCGCCGTAGCCGAGCGAGCGCATGAGCCCGGTCGGCGCGTTGCGCAGATGCAGCGGCACGGGCAGCGTGCCGGTCGCGCGCACCTCGGCGGTGACCCGGTTCAGCGCCTCGTAGCTGGCGTTCGATTTGGGGGCGGTCGCGAGGTAGGTCACGCCCTGCGCGAGCGGGATGCGACCTTCCGGCAGGCCGACGAAGTGCACCGCGTCCTTGACGGCGAGTGCGACCTGCAGCGCGCGCGGGTCGGCGTTGCCGATGTCCTCGGCGGCGAAGATCACCATGCGCCGCGCGATGAAGAGCGGATCCTCTCCCGCCTCGAGCATGCGGACGAGCCAGTAGAGCGCCGCGTCGGGGTCGCTCCCGCGCATGCTTTTGATGAAGGCGGAGATGACGTTGTAGTGCTCCTCGCCTTGGCGGTCGTAGCGCAGCGAGCGGCGCTGCGCGGCCTCCGCGACCTGGTCCGCCGTGATGCGGCGAGCCTCCGTGCGCGCGGCGATCTCGGCGGCGACCTCGAGCGTCCCGAGCGCGATCCGCGCGTCGCCCTGCGCGTGCTCGACGAGCAGGTCGCGCGCGTCCGGCGCGAGCGTCACGCCGAGCCGACCGAGACCGCGCTCCGGATCGGCGAGCGCGCGGTCGATGAGCTGCCCCAGCGACTCCGCGTCGAGCGGCTCGAGCGTGAGCACGCGCGAGCGCGACAGCAGCGGCGAGATCACCTCGAACGACGGGTTCTCGGTCGTCGCGCCGATCAGGACGATCGTGCCGCGCTCGACATGCGGCAGCAGTGCATCCTGCTGCGCCTTGTTGAAGCGGTGGATCTCGTCGATGAACACCACCGTGGACCGACCGCTTGCCCGCTGCTCGAGCTCGGCGCGCTCGACGATCGCGCGCAGCTCCTTGACGCCCGACAGCACCGCCGACATCTGCGCGAAGGGGAGATCCAGAGACTCCGCGAGCAGACGGGCGAGCGTCGTCTTGCCGCTGCCCGGCGGTCCCCAGAGCACGAGCGAGTGCAGCTTGCGGCCCTCGAC
This window contains:
- a CDS encoding replication-associated recombination protein A; amino-acid sequence: MRPRTLEEYVGQRHLIGPGRLVQSMVEGRKLHSLVLWGPPGSGKTTLARLLAESLDLPFAQMSAVLSGVKELRAIVERAELEQRASGRSTVVFIDEIHRFNKAQQDALLPHVERGTIVLIGATTENPSFEVISPLLSRSRVLTLEPLDAESLGQLIDRALADPERGLGRLGVTLAPDARDLLVEHAQGDARIALGTLEVAAEIAARTEARRITADQVAEAAQRRSLRYDRQGEEHYNVISAFIKSMRGSDPDAALYWLVRMLEAGEDPLFIARRMVIFAAEDIGNADPRALQVALAVKDAVHFVGLPEGRIPLAQGVTYLATAPKSNASYEALNRVTAEVRATGTLPVPLHLRNAPTGLMRSLGYGEGYQYPHASPGHFVVEEYLPDELRGRRWYQPGDQGEEREIAQRLARWRAAQDEARKKR